One window of the Manihot esculenta cultivar AM560-2 chromosome 14, M.esculenta_v8, whole genome shotgun sequence genome contains the following:
- the LOC110600245 gene encoding ATP-dependent Clp protease proteolytic subunit 6, chloroplastic encodes MVASAVSAPLSLSISSRNKIPSISLFSQRNSARCTVSSLHCPYGESSAEGLSSKTCGFPLRVDEKDIRYANQSYPAIRANKANPPIMPAVMTPGGPLDLSSILFRNRIIFIGQPINSQVAQRVISQLVTLATIDEKADILMYLNCPGGSTYSVLAIYDCMSWIKPKVGTVCFGVAASQGAVLLAGGEKGMRYAMPNARIMIHQPQGGCGGHVEDVRRQVNEAVQSRHKIDRMYAAFTGQPLEKVQEYTERDRFLSTSEAMEFGLIDGILETEY; translated from the exons ATGGTAGCATCAGCTGTTTCAGCCCCTCTTAGCTTGTCTATCTCTTCTCGCAACAAAATCCCCTCCATTTCTCTATTTTCTCAAAG AAACTCGGCAAGGTGCACAGTTTCCTCTTTGCATTGTCCCTACGGCGAGTCTTCAGCCGAAG GACTATCAAGTAAAACTTGTGGGTTCCCACTAAGGGTTGATGAGAAGGATATTCGTTATGCTAATCAAAG TTATCCTGCAATTAGAGCCAACAAAGCAAATCCACCAATTATGCCAGCGGTTATGACTCCAGGAGGACCTTTGGATCTATCATCTATATTATTTAGGAATCGCATAATCTTCATTGGGCAGCCAATAAATTCACAGGTGGCTCAGCGAGTTATATCACAACTTGTGACTCTAGCAACTATTGATGAGAAAGCAGATATTCTG ATGTATCTCAACTGCCCTGGTGGAAGCACCTACTCTGTATTGGCAATTTATGATTGCATGTCTTGG ATAAAACCAAAAGTTGGCACCGTTTGTTTTGGAGTAGCTGCAAGCCAAGGAGCAGTTCTTCTTGCTGGTGGAGAAAAGGGAATGCGGTATGCTATGCCCAATGCACGTATTATGATACATCAACCACAGGGTGGATGTGGG GGTCATGTGGAGGATGTGAGACGCCAAGTAAATGAAGCAGTTCAATCTCGCCAT aaaattgacagaatgTATGCTGCATTTACTGGCCAACCTCTTGAGAAAGTGCAAGAGTACACCGAGAGGGATCGCTTCTTATCTACCTCAGAG GCTATGGAGTTTGGACTCATTGATGGCATCCTGGAAACAGAATACTGA
- the LOC110600273 gene encoding mitochondrial outer membrane protein porin of 36 kDa, producing the protein MSNCPGLYHDIGKKARDLLYRDYAHQPRTHFHYQDIKWNFELSCETPEILPGVTTLFRFTVPDSCQVELRFLRDYFGIAAGVGVRAYEQGPFRGDGYNPVVNLSGVAGNSLFSLGTDISFNVATRTFDEFSAGLSFNSPFLISALNLDDKLDAVKASCYYTFNPLSRSAIAAELKHKFSENGATTVTVGAQHSFFPFTLMKARVNNEGKIGGLVRLEVWEKLLVAITGEVDFRASNKISKIGMSMAFSL; encoded by the exons atgaGCAATTGTCCAGGTCTATACCATGATATTGGCAAGAAGGCCAGAG ATCTTCTCTACAGAGATTATGCTCATCAACCAAGAACTCATTTTCATTACCAGGATATCAAGTGGAATTTTGAACTCTCATGTGAAA CACCGGAGATTTTGCCCGGAGTTACAACACTCTTCAGATTCACAGTTCCTGATTCTTGCCAG GTGGAACTCAGATTCTTGCGTGACTATTTCGGGATAGCTGCAGGCGTTGGAGTGCGGGCATATGAGCAGGGACCCTTCAGAGGAGATGGATATAACCCGGTAGTAAATCTATCAGGTGTAGCAGGAAACAGCCTTTTCTCCCTTGGCACTGACATTTCCTTCAACGTAGCAACAAGGACTTTTGATGAATTCAGTGCTGGTTTGAGCTTCAACAGTCCCTTCCTTATTTCTGCCTTGAACTT GGATGACAAACTTGATGCTGTAAAAGCTTCCTGTTACTATACATTCAATCCCCTCAGCAGGTCTGCCATTGCAGCTGAATTGAAGCACAAATTTTCAGAAAATGGAGCAACCACTGTTACAGTTGGCGCACAACATTCTTTCTTCCCATTTACACTGATGAAGGCTCGGGTGAACAATGAGGGCAAAATAGGTGGGCTTGTTCGGCTGGAAGTGTGGGAAAAGCTCCTGGTGGCAATCACTGGGGAGGTGGATTTCAGGGCCTCGAACAAAATTTCCAAGATTGGAATGTCAATGGCTTTCAGTCTCTAG
- the LOC110599856 gene encoding protein PXR1 yields MGETEESHKHEDKVEKKEGKHEKKEKHEDGDKKKGEGEEKSKDKKKKKDKDNKDKEDKEDDGKEKKKKNPEDKKDPTKLKAKLEKLETKIRDLNIKKEEIVKLLHEAETNAANAKPSE; encoded by the coding sequence ATGGGAGAAacagaagaatcgcataaacaTGAAGATAAAGTTGAAAAGAAGGAAGGCAAGCAtgagaagaaagagaaacacGAGGATGGCGATAAAAAGAaaggggaaggagaagagaAATCTAaagataagaagaagaagaaagataaGGACAATAAAGATAAGGAGGATAAAGAAGATgatggaaaagagaagaagaaaaagaatccTGAAGATAAGAAGGATCCTACAAAACTAAAGGCTAAGCTTGAAAAGCTCGAAACTAAGATTCGGGATCTCAAtataaagaaagaagaaattgTCAAACTCCTCCATGAAGCTGAAACTAATGCTGCCAATGCCAAACCCAGTGAATGA
- the LOC110600138 gene encoding protein QUIRKY codes for MTTPSQPPGTVRKLLVEVVNARDLLPKDGQGSSSPYVIADFDGQRKRTSTKYRDLNPEWNETLEFIVSDPDNMDFEELEIEVFNDKKYGNGSGRKNHFLGRVKLYGSQFSKRGEEGLVYFPLEKKSVFSWIKGEIGLKICYYDELVVEDQQPPPPADKDAPPPQDPPKSPAVVVVEEGRAFEVPAHPEISHSHRFPDGSQLPPVVVIEESPPPVVQVHSEPPAPEPAMPPPEGIYIPDMRKMQTTRVAAFGGERVRVSRRPDGEFSPRVISGKFTSETERVHPYDLVEPMQYLFIRIVKARGLSHNESPFVKIRTSSNHSMRSKPAIYRPGEPTDSPEWNEVFTLALNRLDLASSTLEISVWDSQGQYLGGICLGLSDVLVRDPSDSPLAPQWYHLESSHGQNSSRVSGDIQLSVWIGTQNDDAFREAWSCDAPNVAHTRSKVYQSPKLWYLRVTVLEAQDLLIASNLPPLTAPEIRVKAHLGFQSVRSRRGSMNNHSGSFHWNEDMIFVAGEPLDDSLILVAEDRTNKEAIALGHVIIPLSSIDQRIDERHVAPKWFSLEGGASVGPTCVVGGYQGRIHLRLCLEGGYHVLDEAAHVCSDFRPTATQLWKPAMGILELGILGARGLMPMKHNPNKGGKGSTDAYCVAKYGKKWVRTRTIMDSFDPRWNEQYTWQVYDPCTVLTIGVFDNSRIYVDPAVPEEGFDTRIGKLRIRVSTLESNKVYMNSYPLLVLQRTGLKKMGEIELAVRFACPSLLPDTCAVYGQPLLPRMHYLRPLGVAQQEALRGAATKMVASWLGRSEPPLGHEVVQYMLDADSHTWSMRKSKANWFRIVAVLAWFVGLAKWLHNIRRWKNPVTTVLVHILYLVLVWYPDLIVPTGFLYVFLIGVWYYRFRPKIPAGMDIRLSQAETVDPDELDEEFDTIPSSKPPEIIRARYDRLRILAARVQTVLGDFATQGERVQALVSWRDPRATKLFIAVCLAITIILYVVPPKMVAVALGFYYLRHPMFRDPMPPTSLNFFRRLPSLSDRLI; via the coding sequence ATGACGACGCCGTCTCAACCTCCCGGAACCGTTCGCAAGCTGCTTGTCGAAGTTGTCAATGCTCGTGATCTTCTTCCCAAGGATGGCCAAGGCAGCTCCAGTCCCTATGTCATCGCTGACTTCGATGGCCAGAGGAAGCGAACCTCCACCAAGTATCGGGACCTCAATCCAGAATGGAATGAGACGCTTGAGTTCATTGTCTCTGACCCGGATAATATGGACTTTGAGGAGTTGGAAATCGAGGTCTTCAATGATAAGAAGTACGGCAATGGCAGCGGCCGCAAAAACCACTTTTTGGGAAGGGTAAAGTTGTATGGTTCTCAGTTTTCCAAGAGAGGTGAAGAGGGGCTTGTTTATTTTCCTCTCGAAAAGAAGAGTGTTTTTAGCTGGATTAAAGGCGAGATTGGGTTGAAAATTTGTTACTATGATGAATTGGTCGTCGAGGACCAACAGCCTCCGCCTCCCGCAGACAAGGATGCACCGCCACCACAGGACCCGCCCAAGTCTCCGGCGGTTGTTGTTGTTGAAGAAGGCAGAGCTTTTGAGGTTCCTGCACATCCTGAGATTTCTCATTCTCATCGTTTTCCTGATGGATCTCAATTGCCTCCTGTTGTCGTTATCGAAGAATCCCCACCTCCTGTGGTGCAGGTACACTCTGAACCACCTGCTCCAGAACCAGCGATGCCACCTCCAGAGGGTATTTACATCCCGGACATGAGGAAGATGCAGACTACTAGAGTTGCTGCTTTTGGTGGTGAGAGAGTGAGAGTATCGAGGCGGCCAGATGGAGAATTCTCTCCCAGAGTGATTTCTGGAAAATTTACTAGTGAAACTGAGAGAGTCCATCCTTACGATCTCGTTGAACCAATGCAGTATTTGTTCATCAGAATAGTAAAGGCACGTGGTTTATCACACAACGAGAGTCCATTCGTGAAGATCAGAACTTCTTCGAATCATTCTATGAGATCTAAGCCGGCGATTTACAGACCCGGTGAGCCAACTGACTCGCCCGAATGGAATGAGGTGTTTACACTGGCTCTCAACAGACTTGATTTGGCGAGCTCGACTTTAGAAATCTCTGTTTGGGACTCGCAGGGGCAGTACCTGGGTGGCATTTGCCTCGGCCTCTCCGATGTTCTTGTGAGGGACCCATCGGATAGTCCATTGGCTCCTCAATGGTACCACCTAGAAAGCAGCCACGGTCAGAATAGCAGTAGGGTCTCCGGCGACATCCAATTATCCGTTTGGATCGGAACGCAAAACGATGATGCTTTCCGAGAAGCATGGAGCTGTGATGCGCCAAATGTGGCTCATACGCGCTCAAAGGTTTACCAGTCTCCCAAGCTCTGGTACTTAAGAGTCACAGTTCTTGAAGCCCAAGATCTGCTCATTGCTTCGAATCTACCTCCATTAACAGCGCCAGAAATTCGAGTCAAGGCTCATCTAGGATTTCAATCTGTAAGAAGCAGGCGAGGGTCAATGAATAATCACAGTGGATCCTTTCACTGGAACGAGGACATGATATTCGTCGCCGGCGAGCCGCTGGACGACTCCCTTATCTTGGTAGCGGAGGACCGTACAAACAAGGAAGCAATAGCTCTCGGGCACGTAATCATTCCATTGAGCTCGATTGATCAACGCATAGATGAGCGCCACGTGGCGCCAAAATGGTTCTCATTGGAGGGTGGAGCCAGTGTTGGACCAACATGTGTAGTTGGGGGCTACCAGGGGAGAATACATCTCCGTCTCTGCTTGGAGGGAGGTTATCATGTGCTGGATGAAGCGGCGCACGTATGCAGCGATTTTAGGCCCACGGCGACGCAGCTATGGAAGCCAGCTATGGGGATTTTGGAGCTGGGGATTCTAGGTGCCCGTGGCTTGATGCCCATGAAACACAATCCAAACAAAGGAGGCAAGGGTTCCACCGATGCTTATTGTGTAGCTAAATACGGCAAAAAGTGGGTCCGCACAAGAACCATCATGGACAGTTTTGATCCTCGCTGGAATGAGCAGTACACGTGGCAGGTTTATGACCCTTGCACTGTCCTGACCATTGGCGTCTTTGACAATAGTCGTATCTATGTTGACCCTGCAGTCCCAGAAGAGGGGTTCGATACTCGTATAGGCAAACTCCGGATACGAGTATCGACACTGGAGAGCAACAAGGTGTATATGAATTCCTATCCTCTGTTGGTTTTGCAAAGAACGGGTTTGAAGAAAATGGGAGAGATAGAATTAGCGGTTCGTTTTGCCTGCCCAAGTTTATTGCCAGATACTTGCGCTGTGTACGGCCAGCCATTGCTTCCTAGGATGCATTATCTCCGCCCACTTGGAGTAGCCCAGCAAGAGGCACTGCGTGGAGCTGCCACCAAAATGGTTGCTTCGTGGCTTGGACGCTCCGAACCGCCGCTGGGGCATGAGGTGGTTCAGTACATGTTGGATGCGGATTCGCACACGTGGAGCATGAGAAAGAGTAAGGCAAATTGGTTTCGGATCGTGGCTGTTCTTGCATGGTTTGTCGGGCTGGCGAAATGGTTGCATAATATCCGGAGATGGAAAAATCCAGTTACGACAGTACTAGTTCACATTTTGTATTTGGTGCTTGTTTGGTACCCGGATTTGATTGTTCCTACCGGGTTTTTGTATGTGTTTCTAATCGGTGTATGGTACTATAGATTCAGACCCAAAATACCAGCGGGTATGGATATACGGTTATCTCAAGCGGAGACGGTGGATCCGGATGAGTTGGATGAGGAATTTGATACTATTCCAAGCTCAAAACCACCAGAAATAATCAGGGCTAGATATGACCGGTTACGGATTTTGGCAGCCCGGGTCCAAACAGTCTTGGGCGATTTTGCGACCCAAGGGGAGCGGGTTCAAGCTTTGGTGAGTTGGAGAGATCCAAGGGCCACAAAGCTATTCATAGCGGTGTGTTTGGCAATAACAATAATTCTTTATGTGGTGCCTCCAAAAATGGTTGCAGTTGCCTTGGGATTTTACTATCTGCGGCACCCAATGTTCCGGGACCCCATGCCACCGACTAGCTTGAACTTCTTCCGGCGGCTGCCAAGCTTATCGGATCGGTTAATATAG